From the Leucobacter tenebrionis genome, one window contains:
- the recF gene encoding DNA replication/repair protein RecF (All proteins in this family for which functions are known are DNA-binding proteins that assist the filamentation of RecA onto DNA for the initiation of recombination or recombinational repair.), with amino-acid sequence MRVAHLSLGDFRNYVTAELELAAGPNLLVGRNGQGKTNLVEAIAYFAILRSHRASGDAPLIRSGADSAIARLRVEAAERDVLLELQLNRDRPNRAQVNRNSVRPREVTRWFTAVSFMPEDLGIVRGEPSGRRRFLDDALVSRHPVAAGALSDYERVVRQRTSLLKSARRGSGSAIEATLGIWDEQLVEYGTQIILARRELVRDLRVPLRDGYRVLVDQDHGPELALSESVNAALSDVSRETQSVADSADVSRETLAEEFREALQSVRSRELERGVTLVGPHRDDLVLTLNGLPVKGYASHGESWSFALSLKMALASVLRAESPAGDPVIILDDVFAELDARRRERLMTAVSDFEQVIVTAAVEEDVPNGVPWHRVRIEAGRILEEDGS; translated from the coding sequence ATGCGGGTCGCGCATCTCTCACTCGGGGACTTCCGCAACTACGTCACGGCCGAACTCGAACTGGCTGCCGGACCGAATCTTCTCGTCGGGCGCAACGGTCAAGGGAAGACGAATCTGGTCGAGGCGATCGCGTACTTCGCGATCCTGAGATCGCATCGAGCGTCGGGTGATGCTCCGCTGATCAGATCGGGCGCTGATTCCGCCATTGCCAGGCTGCGTGTCGAAGCAGCTGAGCGAGACGTGCTGCTCGAGCTGCAATTGAATCGGGATCGGCCGAACCGAGCGCAGGTGAATCGCAACTCGGTTCGTCCACGCGAGGTGACGAGATGGTTCACGGCGGTGTCTTTCATGCCGGAGGACCTTGGAATCGTTCGTGGAGAGCCATCAGGACGGCGCCGGTTTCTCGATGATGCTCTCGTTTCACGACATCCCGTCGCGGCAGGAGCCCTCAGCGACTACGAACGGGTGGTGCGCCAGCGTACGTCGCTCCTCAAGTCGGCTCGACGGGGGAGTGGATCTGCAATCGAGGCCACGCTCGGCATTTGGGATGAGCAGCTGGTCGAGTACGGAACACAGATCATTCTTGCGAGGCGTGAGCTTGTTCGGGACCTGAGGGTGCCGCTACGTGACGGGTATCGAGTTCTGGTGGATCAGGATCACGGACCGGAGCTGGCTCTCAGCGAGTCTGTGAACGCTGCGCTCTCTGACGTTTCACGTGAAACCCAGTCTGTTGCCGACTCGGCCGACGTTTCACGTGAAACGCTAGCGGAGGAGTTTCGAGAGGCGCTGCAATCGGTGCGCTCGCGGGAACTCGAGCGGGGCGTGACGCTTGTCGGTCCCCATCGCGATGATCTGGTCCTCACTCTGAACGGGCTTCCGGTGAAGGGGTATGCGAGCCACGGGGAGTCTTGGTCGTTTGCGCTCTCGCTGAAGATGGCGCTCGCCTCGGTTCTTCGGGCCGAATCCCCGGCCGGGGATCCCGTCATCATCCTGGACGACGTCTTCGCTGAACTCGATGCGCGCCGAAGGGAGCGACTCATGACGGCTGTGAGCGACTTCGAGCAGGTGATTGTCACGGCCGCGGTTGAGGAGGACGTACCGAACGGCGTACCCTGGCATCGCGTTCGTATCGAGGCGGGCAGGATCTTGGAGGAGGACGGCTCGTGA
- a CDS encoding DUF721 domain-containing protein: MYLRAKSVWRGAPVRRRSRRNQESDAPGGRPFGHGRDPRALGEVLTVMANDMGWSVELEQARLLEEWPEFAGEATAEHTTVVGISNGVLQVQCDSTTWATELRRLRAEMLTRLLKDYPDAEVRDLRFLAPGAPSWRHGPRTVKGRGPRDTYG, encoded by the coding sequence ATGTATCTCCGAGCAAAGTCGGTGTGGCGGGGAGCGCCGGTACGCCGACGCAGTCGGAGGAATCAGGAGAGCGACGCCCCCGGTGGCAGACCCTTCGGTCATGGCCGAGATCCCCGTGCACTCGGCGAGGTGCTCACCGTCATGGCGAACGATATGGGGTGGAGCGTCGAGCTCGAGCAAGCGCGTTTACTCGAAGAGTGGCCTGAGTTCGCGGGGGAGGCGACAGCAGAGCACACGACCGTCGTCGGAATCAGTAACGGTGTGCTGCAGGTGCAGTGCGACTCGACTACCTGGGCCACCGAACTGCGGCGACTGCGTGCGGAGATGCTCACGCGGTTGTTGAAGGATTACCCGGACGCCGAGGTGCGCGATCTTCGCTTTCTCGCTCCTGGTGCACCGAGCTGGCGACACGGTCCTCGCACCGTCAAGGGTCGTGGTCCACGCGATACCTACGGATAG